In Halopseudomonas nanhaiensis, a single window of DNA contains:
- a CDS encoding efflux RND transporter periplasmic adaptor subunit, which yields MNSAAPGKRRRYVWLALAIALCVALAGWYAWSSNARGTPTYSTASAERGDVEDNITALGTLEPLNNVDVGTQVSGQLRALHVQLGDQVEEGQLLAEIDPTVYLARVEATRAQLANLRAQLADREAQQTLARLQAQRQRNLIELDATSQEQVESAEATLRSANAQIQAIEAQVRQAESALKGEEADLNYTRIYAPMGGTVVQQLANQGQTLNANQTAPIIVRVADLSTMTVRTQVSEADIAQLKVGMPAYFSTLGQPQRRWEGTLRQILPTPEVLNNVVLFNALFDVPNPDGNLLPQMSAQVFFVRAAARDVLTIPVAALKPASSEQRRSDGDWWQVEVIDAQGGIQPREVRVGIRNRVSVEVLEGLNEGEQVVTGQASTAAANRGGPSRRFM from the coding sequence ATGAACTCCGCAGCACCGGGCAAACGCCGCCGGTACGTCTGGCTTGCGCTGGCCATTGCGCTGTGCGTTGCGCTGGCCGGCTGGTATGCCTGGTCCAGCAACGCCCGCGGTACCCCGACCTACTCCACTGCCAGCGCAGAACGCGGCGACGTGGAGGACAACATCACGGCACTCGGAACGCTCGAGCCCTTGAACAACGTGGATGTCGGTACTCAGGTCTCGGGGCAGCTGCGGGCACTGCATGTGCAGCTGGGCGATCAGGTGGAGGAAGGTCAGCTCCTCGCGGAAATCGATCCCACCGTGTATCTCGCCCGCGTCGAGGCGACCCGCGCCCAGCTGGCCAACCTGAGGGCGCAGCTGGCCGATCGCGAAGCCCAGCAGACGCTCGCCCGGCTGCAGGCCCAGCGCCAGCGAAATCTGATCGAGCTAGACGCGACCAGTCAGGAGCAAGTGGAAAGCGCCGAGGCCACCCTGCGCTCGGCCAACGCACAGATTCAGGCCATCGAAGCCCAGGTCCGCCAGGCCGAATCGGCGCTCAAGGGGGAAGAAGCCGACCTCAATTACACCCGCATTTACGCACCCATGGGCGGCACCGTGGTGCAACAGCTGGCCAACCAGGGCCAGACGCTGAATGCCAACCAGACGGCGCCGATCATCGTGCGGGTCGCCGATCTCAGCACCATGACCGTCCGCACCCAGGTGTCAGAAGCCGATATCGCCCAGTTGAAGGTGGGCATGCCGGCCTACTTCTCCACGCTTGGCCAGCCGCAACGGCGCTGGGAGGGTACGCTACGCCAGATATTGCCCACGCCCGAGGTGCTCAATAACGTTGTGCTGTTCAACGCCCTGTTCGATGTACCCAACCCTGACGGCAACCTGCTTCCGCAGATGAGTGCTCAGGTCTTTTTCGTGCGCGCGGCTGCGCGGGATGTGCTGACCATTCCGGTGGCGGCCTTGAAGCCGGCCTCCAGCGAACAACGCCGCTCGGACGGTGACTGGTGGCAGGTCGAGGTCATCGATGCACAAGGCGGTATCCAGCCGCGGGAGGTCCGTGTAGGCATCCGCAACCGGGTGAGCGTGGAGGTCCTCGAAGGCCTGAACGAAGGTGAACAGGTCGTGACCGGCCAGGCCAGCACGGCTGCGGCCAACCGTGGCGGCCCATCCCGCCGGTTCATGTGA
- a CDS encoding MacB family efflux pump subunit translates to MAEPLISLQDITRTYRNGELATTVLHGVSLDIHEGEFVAIMGASGSGKSTLMHLLGCLDSPTAGRYRFAGEDIAALDKDQLAHLRRKTFGFIFQSYHLIPSATATENVEVPAIYAGTPRHERHARAEALLSELGLAERLGNRPSQLSGGQQQRVSIARALMNDARVILADEPTGALDSKSGADVLALLKQLHARGKTVIVITHDREVASHADRLVEIRDGRIIHDSGPSARARQSPTGSDCLTGERETERRAALADTGEAIRMALRALRANLFRTVLTLLGIVIGVASVVVMLAVGNGARQDVIDRISSLGTNLLLVRPGAPNMRRSLDGQVTTLVAADVEVIAEVDNVRAAVPEMNGRVILRAGNTDYSTQVTATTAALPLARDWAVAAGVFIDDLDNQRYSAVAVLGKTVAGNLFGSSDPLGEYVLINNVPFQVIGIMAEKGAAPWGADQDDVVFVPLNTGSLRLIGQRYLNSITVLIDDLAAAEATQEAVQQTLLQAHGGVEDFQIRNMASLLENIADTQNTFTVLLGSIAAISLLVGGIGVMNIMLVNVTERTREIGIRVATGARTRHILQQFIVEALVVSAIGGALGVLFGLGFAALLQLLGTPIQFTPGPVALAFGCAFATGLIFGYMPARKAAHLDPVVALSAE, encoded by the coding sequence ATGGCAGAGCCCCTGATCAGCCTGCAGGACATTACCCGTACCTACCGCAACGGCGAGCTGGCGACCACGGTGCTGCATGGCGTGTCGCTGGACATCCACGAAGGCGAGTTCGTCGCCATCATGGGCGCATCGGGTTCCGGTAAATCGACATTGATGCACCTGCTCGGCTGTCTGGACAGTCCCACGGCCGGCAGGTATCGCTTCGCCGGTGAGGATATCGCCGCACTGGACAAGGATCAGTTGGCACATCTGCGGCGCAAGACCTTCGGGTTCATATTCCAGAGTTATCACCTGATCCCCTCTGCCACCGCGACGGAAAACGTCGAAGTGCCGGCCATCTATGCCGGCACACCGCGCCACGAACGGCATGCCCGCGCCGAGGCGCTGCTGAGCGAGCTGGGGCTGGCCGAACGACTCGGCAACCGTCCCAGTCAGCTGTCCGGCGGGCAGCAGCAGCGCGTGTCCATCGCTCGTGCGCTGATGAACGATGCACGGGTGATCCTGGCCGACGAGCCGACCGGCGCGCTGGACAGCAAGAGTGGCGCCGACGTTCTCGCGCTGCTCAAACAGCTGCACGCCCGGGGCAAGACGGTCATCGTGATTACCCACGACCGCGAAGTCGCCAGCCACGCCGATCGTCTGGTGGAGATCAGGGACGGCCGCATCATTCATGACAGCGGCCCGTCAGCACGCGCGCGGCAGTCTCCAACCGGCTCGGACTGCCTCACCGGAGAGCGGGAGACAGAGCGGCGGGCGGCGCTTGCTGACACCGGGGAGGCCATCCGGATGGCATTACGTGCGCTGCGGGCCAACCTGTTTCGCACGGTACTGACCCTGCTCGGTATCGTCATCGGCGTAGCCTCGGTGGTGGTGATGCTCGCAGTAGGCAATGGCGCGCGCCAGGACGTGATCGATCGCATCAGCTCGCTGGGCACCAACCTGTTGCTGGTCCGACCCGGCGCACCGAACATGCGCCGCTCGCTCGACGGACAGGTCACCACGCTGGTCGCAGCCGATGTGGAGGTGATCGCCGAGGTCGACAACGTTCGGGCCGCCGTGCCGGAGATGAACGGCCGCGTCATCCTGCGCGCCGGCAATACCGATTACTCCACGCAGGTAACCGCCACCACTGCAGCGCTGCCGCTGGCCCGCGATTGGGCCGTGGCGGCCGGCGTGTTCATCGATGATCTGGACAATCAGCGCTATTCGGCTGTCGCGGTGCTGGGAAAGACGGTCGCCGGCAATCTGTTCGGCAGTTCCGACCCGCTGGGGGAGTACGTACTGATCAACAACGTGCCCTTTCAGGTCATCGGCATCATGGCCGAAAAAGGCGCCGCCCCCTGGGGCGCTGACCAGGACGACGTTGTGTTCGTGCCACTCAACACCGGCAGCCTACGGCTGATCGGGCAGCGTTATCTGAACTCGATAACCGTGTTGATCGATGATCTCGCCGCAGCAGAAGCAACACAGGAGGCCGTACAGCAGACACTGTTGCAGGCCCATGGCGGCGTGGAAGACTTCCAGATTCGCAACATGGCCTCATTGCTGGAGAACATCGCAGATACCCAGAACACCTTCACCGTACTGCTCGGCTCGATTGCAGCGATATCCCTGCTGGTCGGCGGCATTGGCGTGATGAACATCATGCTGGTCAACGTCACCGAGCGTACGCGGGAGATCGGTATACGGGTGGCGACCGGCGCGCGCACGCGCCACATCCTGCAGCAGTTCATCGTCGAGGCGCTGGTGGTGTCGGCGATCGGCGGGGCGCTGGGTGTACTGTTCGGGCTTGGCTTCGCTGCGCTGCTGCAGCTGCTTGGCACGCCCATCCAGTTCACGCCGGGTCCGGTGGCTCTGGCCTTCGGTTGCGCATTCGCCACCGGCCTGATCTTTGGCTACATGCCCGCTCGCAAGGCGGCGCATCTCGATCCAGTGGTGGCCCTGAGTGCAGAGTAA
- a CDS encoding VOC family protein, whose translation MEFAKAFFDIGVFTNQREAQQVFWAERAGLPFDHTQKLGGGVLQHRYQADAAILKLNDARDALADIGPGPIREILVASPDAPEPISLSDPDGNRVTLVPCGHQNIQGLAARLVVSDPLRSRTFYRDAIGMTELSDDRLHCGLGQLWLEPGGTADPDQPLAARGIRYLTFQVFDCDTAFAHAVAAGAMPAREPVTLGSTARIAFVKDPDGTWIELSQRASVTGKAV comes from the coding sequence CGAGGCCCAACAGGTGTTCTGGGCGGAGCGTGCGGGCTTGCCGTTCGACCATACCCAGAAGCTCGGCGGCGGCGTGTTGCAACATCGCTATCAGGCCGACGCCGCAATTCTGAAACTCAACGATGCACGCGATGCGCTGGCCGACATCGGGCCAGGTCCGATCCGAGAAATACTGGTCGCAAGTCCTGATGCTCCCGAGCCGATATCGCTGAGCGACCCGGACGGCAACCGTGTGACGCTCGTACCTTGCGGTCACCAGAACATACAGGGGCTGGCCGCGCGTCTTGTGGTGAGCGATCCCCTGCGCAGCCGGACGTTCTATCGCGATGCGATAGGCATGACCGAGCTCTCTGATGACAGGCTACATTGCGGCCTGGGTCAGTTGTGGCTGGAGCCCGGCGGCACCGCCGACCCTGACCAGCCTCTGGCCGCTCGCGGCATCCGCTATCTGACCTTTCAGGTGTTCGATTGCGATACGGCGTTCGCGCACGCCGTTGCGGCGGGAGCGATGCCTGCCCGAGAACCGGTGACGCTGGGGAGCACAGCCCGCATTGCCTTCGTGAAGGATCCCGACGGTACCTGGATCGAACTGTCTCAACGCGCTTCGGTCACCGGCAAGGCGGTCTGA
- a CDS encoding efflux transporter outer membrane subunit, protein MQSKGFILLPVALLTLAGCAARVAQPDVGIDVPDSWSVHTPEAEWPAEDWWHGYQSPALDELLHRARKGNLDLASSAAQLLQADAQLRQAGASLLPQLGGSLGASRSESQRAAEPSSDRRSYSAALNASYEVDFWGRNRANVESARAALQASRFDRQTLALSIDASVASTWIQWLETHERLQLARRSLENAERVLALIEARQRFGAADRLEVSQQRTLVLQLQASLPALDQSELQLRNALALLLGEAPGTTLPAPIALGNVAVPEIGVGLPAELLARRPDIRASEARLAAANADLHAARAALYPSIQLTGQLGVQSLALSGLVNDPARTWNLVAGLTQPIFQGGRLRAQVDLSAARQEELLVNYQRVVLQALQDADTALGAVYRARMRFALLEQANEEARRSFDLAETRYRAGAITQQSLLDTQRTWYQSQDNLAQQRSAWLQTTVDLFRALGGGWQEPAVSYAEPSPSGD, encoded by the coding sequence GTGCAGAGTAAAGGATTCATCCTGCTACCGGTCGCCCTGCTCACCCTGGCCGGCTGTGCAGCCAGGGTGGCGCAGCCAGACGTCGGAATCGACGTGCCTGATAGCTGGAGCGTACACACGCCAGAGGCCGAATGGCCTGCCGAGGACTGGTGGCATGGCTATCAGTCCCCCGCCCTGGATGAGCTGCTTCACCGTGCCCGTAAGGGCAACCTGGATCTGGCCTCCTCGGCCGCCCAATTGCTGCAAGCTGACGCCCAGCTCCGTCAGGCCGGTGCCAGCCTGCTCCCGCAGCTCGGCGGGAGCCTAGGCGCCTCGCGCAGTGAAAGTCAGCGTGCCGCCGAGCCCAGCAGTGACCGTCGCAGCTACTCCGCCGCGCTGAACGCCAGTTACGAGGTTGATTTCTGGGGACGCAATCGGGCCAACGTGGAGTCAGCGCGGGCGGCGTTGCAAGCCTCCCGCTTCGATCGGCAAACGCTGGCGCTGAGTATCGATGCCAGCGTGGCAAGCACCTGGATACAGTGGCTGGAAACGCACGAGCGGCTTCAACTTGCGCGCAGAAGCCTGGAAAACGCCGAGCGTGTGCTTGCACTGATCGAAGCCCGCCAACGCTTCGGAGCGGCAGACCGGCTTGAAGTCAGTCAGCAGCGTACACTGGTGTTGCAGCTGCAAGCTTCATTGCCTGCGCTCGATCAGAGCGAACTGCAGTTGCGCAATGCGCTGGCCCTGCTGCTGGGTGAAGCGCCCGGTACGACCCTTCCCGCGCCGATTGCGCTTGGCAATGTGGCTGTGCCGGAGATTGGCGTCGGCCTGCCAGCCGAACTGCTGGCCCGGCGCCCCGACATTCGCGCCAGCGAAGCGCGCCTTGCCGCGGCCAATGCCGATCTGCATGCAGCGCGGGCAGCGTTGTACCCCTCCATTCAGTTGACCGGCCAGCTCGGCGTGCAAAGCCTGGCGCTGTCCGGACTGGTCAACGACCCTGCCAGGACCTGGAACCTGGTAGCCGGGCTTACCCAGCCGATCTTTCAGGGCGGGCGGTTGCGGGCGCAGGTCGACCTGTCCGCGGCGCGCCAGGAGGAACTGTTGGTGAATTATCAGCGGGTGGTATTGCAGGCGCTGCAGGACGCCGATACGGCGCTGGGCGCGGTGTATCGCGCGCGCATGCGGTTCGCGCTGCTCGAGCAGGCCAACGAAGAGGCCCGCCGATCGTTCGACCTGGCCGAGACACGCTATCGCGCCGGCGCCATTACGCAGCAATCACTGCTCGACACCCAGCGCACCTGGTACCAGAGTCAGGACAATCTGGCGCAGCAGCGTTCGGCCTGGCTGCAGACCACCGTCGACCTGTTCCGGGCCCTGGGTGGCGGCTGGCAGGAGCCGGCGGTAAGCTACGCAGAGCCATCCCCCTCAGGAGACTAG